From the genome of Glycine soja cultivar W05 chromosome 14, ASM419377v2, whole genome shotgun sequence:
tgctagcaccaagaatataattaatataaaaaggagagtattattttataaatgtgagagttgtccataaaataagaataatattctATTACTACATACCAGAAATGTGATTAATTATCGTAACTAAGTCATATAGTGAATTATCTTTGTCTTATGTTAGAAggcttcttaaaataaaatatatgagatcatttttatttgtataaagataaagagatatgaaattatctttcctttagaaaaaatgactaaaatttatatctctttaatattatataagaaGCATCTAAGAAGGTATAAGATGGCTAAATTAAACTTCACCCATATCTTAAACTTTTGAAATAGTTAAATGGAagaacttttataaaaattaattataacttatgggaaagtttaatttattttatctttttattttctttttctataaatatttatgaaacaaAGTTGTAGTTTTAACTACGGGAGACAAGAAAAATAGTCTAACCCcaaatcaattaatatatattttttattcgtaAGATGGTCTAAACTTACGCACCATGCTAAccaaatatacataaataattcaGGTCTTAGaagatttataattattcaGACACTTATTTATCAATTGAGCTATATAAGATAGTTAAAGAATATTTaagttgaaagaaaaaagataacaaaGTGTGCGTAAAACTACTTTATAACCTATTTTCTCaattattaaattcaaatccaatATCATCTCAAATGAAAAGGCAAACAAGCTTATAAATCACACCTTCTTAGGGGCTGAAacaaattagttaattaaatattaagacATGTGTCgagatttaatttcttttaatgcattttgttatattttcattctttgtttctctcttcattttattttcaaaaatctaCTGTAAATCTCTCTTTAGAAAATAGCTCTATATAAATTGAATTGGACAAGTttggattttcaaaattaaactcgGTATATTTTGAGCAGTTTAAATTATGCTTCAAGTTATTCCAACCCGATCCAAggtcttatttaaaaaatctaagctttttgaatatatatatatatatatatatatatatatatatatattaacaatttttatttatttaatgaataacattttatataacatggtattatatttataatggtattatttattttgaaatatatattataaaatataccttaatttaaattttattgtttttttcgtCCTACTTTAATTATACACATtgttaaaatgatatattataataataaatcgaATTCACCCGATCTTATTCTTAATTTACCGAGTGAATTTTGAGTTCAAGAATCTGACTCTAGCCAATTTTTGATACACCCATTTCAAGTCTCAACTCGTCTCACGTTCACCCCTAATATTGAGGGTTTCATCATTGATAGGACTAAAggtttatgaatttatttagtATATTTCTCTTAATGATAGCAATAATTAGGATACGACATTTTCATTACAGAATCTTAGAAAGAAAATTAGTACATTTATCATGGGCAATTAAACGATGAGCATGTAAAGGTGTTTGCTTTAATTAATGCCGATTTGAAATGAAACATTTGTCTTCTTGTTACTAGTGTAATAATTCTTCAAAGAATGTTACTTCGGAGATGAAGCATTAAGcgaaaatgtttttgtttgatttttttgaagGTGTGGCCTCCTCATTTTCTTGTTGGGTAAGTGATTCTATTTTTGTGCATGTCTCTTCtgcatcttatatttttttccttttcgtaaataatttttcagttacttttttttaaaattaatgtcacAGTTTAGTAGTTTAGTAGTTTAGCAGTGTTCACTTATCATCATCTAAGAAACTCTTACAAAGTTGGAGGATTTGGCATTACTTCGGTGTTGCAAtggttttctatttttctttttcaacaagTTGGGGCCCAAAACTAAACCACACTACGTTGGAAAGATGATGGGAATTACTATTGGCATCCCAATTTGCTAATTAAAATCCCTCACCTTTTCTGAATTCAGAAATTTGTTTTCTAAACGTTTACACTCCCGCAACACAACGGAAATAAAAACCAAGTTGAGGATATGTATAGCAATCCATTGATAAGGCGTCAAATAGTTTTATGAACATTTTGTTGCAGCtgaccaattttattttattttattttctgttcaACCTGCCTAGTCCAATAACCATGGAACATTACATAAGTTTGGTTTATTGACTTGGCATTATTTTGCATAAGTAATTAGTACATCCATGATAAACAAAAGTGGTAAAAGGGATATTAGTTACTCCTAGTACAAAATGTTAATCATATGTTGGGATTACCAGTAGAAAAAGTTATTCAAGAGATTATTATACAGATTTAAATCgttaataattttatccaattatAACTACTCATTTAGGAATAGAATACAAATTTTTACTCACATATGTTCATGGATAAAACTTACAATAAATTGGATTTAGATACTTAGAATAAATATGTTTTCtctattcaaaattataaataggatACCGGTAAGTTACCCTTTCTCCCTGCTCAATAAATAGTACCGTGCTGCTACGATTTATTCTTAGTGTTCAAATTAGTATGTTCAGATTTCAATTGATAATTTCtcgataaaaagaaaaggatttcAATTGATAATTTGATATGTTGGTAATTAATTAACGAAGTGGACATGAAAACCAACTGGAGTTGGGTTCACTCGTAGTGATTAATCTCCCACAATATGGTGAATAAAGGTTTGAATCTATTGAGAGATACTCATATTTAGTGTTCGATAATATCTTAAGCAGAATTGTCTTCGAAGAAAGAGACCtctgaaaaactaaaaatgaagtgGGCATGAATGATTTTTTCACTCTAAATAATTGAACTTGTGTAGAGAAACACACTTGTTGGACTTCTACTTGTTAGGCAAGTAATCACACTGATATGACTAATAGTCAAATTGGCTTTTCTCCACTCCATGTAGAACAAAATCAACCAGACgcgatttttctaaaatttctgGAGATGATATATATATGTGAACATATATGCATGTTAATAGCACAAGGTAGCAGGCCTGACTCATTGAATGTTCTATTCTATGTGACTATGTCACAACGCATAAATATGACACTGCAATTAAGAACTTAAGATGCTTATATATCTGGTATGATCAGGCTAATTTGGAGGGAGAGATTTACAAAGACCGTGATAGATGAAAATAAAGGTGAAGAGGTAAGTGAGGGAACTTCCTAGTTCCTAGTCAAGTAATAAGAGAAAAAGCATAGAAGAGGGGTAAAACTTATAGATCTGCTCGATGCAAAGTGCAAACACACAACTCACAAATCACAAGTCATTGGTGTGGAGTAGTCATTATGGTTTTTGGCTTCTTCCAGCAATTCTTAAGGATTTATGgttaacaaagaagaaaatgtgACTCATGCATGTGAGATATCATTAGGAAGGTGGATGGCATGTGTGCAAAGGCCTCAATTATGTTTCAaccttttgttttattatatttttaactttttttcctttttgactaTGACTATGAATGATAAATATTTGCCTAATTGCATATTGGCGATCTGCTGATCTCACTCAGTGCTCATCCTCTGGACTAGCTCGTCCCTCCTGTTTTTAGAACTCCATTTATGTTTTTCTtgcatgtatatataaaataagtattttaccTTTCCGGTTTTACtctttcattcataatattcgtGGATAAAGTATttcaacaattttctttaactttgtTTAAGGTATAGTAGAATAATCAATGGAAAATTTACCCATTTGTTATTCTTTTGGTTgtttttttagagaaacaaaacaattaGTGACAATTTTAAgaattcataaataattatattatttaaataaagctgtttgttttttgttgaaTACTTGAATATGATGGTCACaagcaatttttaaaattaaaaactaagaagagaaacaaaaagcGCCCATAGATTCATGGAGTGCTCAAACATTCCTACTCAATTATTTCCCTTATTCTAATCAAATTGGAGTCTGTCAAAACATGCTAATTGGTGTCAGTTAAATCAAGTTTTCAATTCAGTTAGTTAACAAAGTTGAGATGAGATTAATTCCTGCCTGATTCTTGTGATACAAAATAGCTAGGTGCATAAGATTTGTCCATTGTACACCAACCAGCCTACTGAAATTTTTCGTCCTTTGTGACATCAATAGTTCTAGGGGTGCTAGATGCGTCACACATGGAACATGCACATAAAAGTTCATACAGCATTATAGTGAGTTCGATGAACTTGTAAGGATTATTCTCTAACCGAAACTCGTGTTTATGGCTTCATTACCGTTACATGTGTGCATTTTACAACAAAGGAAAAACATATCATTTTGAGCGTGGTCTTTAAGAAGGGCCCCATTTCTGTACCGAAGAAATGATGGATTtgttgtttagtttaatttctttaatctcTAATTATTTTGGATTAGAGAAAACGTTGACGGTGGAATTAAAACGGCTCAAGTTCGCACCCACTTATAACTAACCACGAAAACCCAAGAAATCAAACACCCTCAAACAAGAATTAATAGAAGGTGGGAAATAATTATCTTACCAGACAAATGAAAAGCTATTGCGAGAGACAAGCACCAGCAAATTTTTGACAAGGAATTGGCTTCTGCTCTTGTGTCAATTTTAAGCTTCCttgctttattttgttttttgttttcacactGTGTTTAACGACTTTTGAAGTACTTCCTATTATTTCCATCTCAAGAATATGAGAAAGTCAGTAACAAACTCTACCAACTTTCATATATGATgttctttctttatttcttgTTCACCTATTCAATTGGTCATTTGGGTTCTCTATCTCATGTTAAGCTTTGTCACACTCAGCCTCCATTAATTGACATGCTTTCATTCTCAGCATCTAACGGTTTTGTGACAAACCAAAATAATCTTTTGAGGCCTTGGCTAGATGTTGTTATCAACTCAATCAAAGGCACTATTGAAGATAGAGTGAGAATACTGCTAGAGGAAAACGTTCCATATATCTTTCTTGAGATTTAAGAATTTATAAATTGTACGAATTCGCGTCACCACGAATTCAGACTTGTCCAACCTTTAGCGTGTCCTTTGCTATGTCAAAACATTTATGTATATCGAAGGTTCTCATCCTTCTGAGTGTCCAGAGTAGCTAATTCACAGATGCAACTATAAGATAGCATTTAAGTATATATACACTTGCCATGTTCAAATTTTGTCTTGTTCTAGACAAATCTAACCCATTCCTTAGACCAAATAAAATTTGTCATCACATTTTTCAATTTGTGAAAGAAATCAGTATACATAGTTAATAGTTTTTGAATAATTGaattggctatattattatgaaaatacgTTACATAACAAACAGATCATTAGGAAACCAAATCCTCCATCACATGGTCAAACATCTGAAAAATCGTCACCTGTGATATTTTGTTTAACATGTGGCACTATGGTGATCACCCCCTGAAGATGTTAGTCAAAGTGATgatatatattgataattataCATTCAAGTACGTATTCTTGAGTATGACTGCAGTCTTGTGTGTTATAATTCCCCGTTGATAATCCACGTTTGAAATATAGGGAGACAGACCACCTAATTTAATACTCGATCCTAAGTAGCATTTTTTCATGAGTATCTCTAACTAAATTCTTGTTGGACCCAATCAAATCACGTTAATATTATACCCCATTTTATTTGCTACGTACCTAATGGCAGCACTATTAATTCTTTACATTTTTAATGCTAGTTTCTTTCCTATCAATAGCCACTTGAATTAAACAAAACTATTAGCCTAAATATCCTAACATATAAGCGTTCTTTGAACAACTAGCCACTTAACAAGTTGGAGAAGAAAAGAGGGTCAGGGCATACCCTAAAGAGAAAATTAGCCTAACATGTGATCCGGAGCTTAAGAAACAGCCTCTTTAACATTTAATCTTGTATTGGTTAATTATAGATCAAGGCAATATTCAAGTTGCGATAATATTGTAAAACAGAGAGTTTAGTCTAACATAAGAATTCTTGAACAACTAAgttagagaaagaaaagagggTCAGGGTATACCATAAAGAAAATTAGCCTAACATGAGATCGAGAGCTTAAGAAACAGCATCTTTAACACATTTAATGCTTAATTATAGATCAATCAAGGCCATATTTAAGTGGCAATAACATTCTAAAACAGAGAGTTTTAGTCTAAATAAAGGGCAGACTATGTTTTCAGAAGTCATAGTTGTTTTTAATGTCTATTACTTTTTCATCAAAGCGATTACCTATCTTTGTAACAAGTGATTTATTTTCTCCAACCaccgaaacaagaaaaaaagaagtcaaATTGGACTAACACAAAATTAATTGCACTTTTCTTCACTTTCCAAACTTAGCttacaattaaataatacataatCCCAAGTAACAAGAATCACTAGataaaaacaaagtaaaatatgtttgacGGGGCAAGGTTACTTGCACAGAATTACATGTTAGTTTGCTATAGGCAAACTATTTCAGGCCATATGGTAACTTCTTGACAATAAAGATGCATAGGACACAACTTGACTTGGACAGCAAAGGTAAAAACCTTTTTGCTATGCTTTTTAGTTGTGGACCCTTTGGAATGTCGAATACTTTTACAGTAATGAAAAAGTTGAGGATGTAATTGTACCGCGTTAAATGCCAATTAAAGGGAAAAGGAGTAAAATATTCTATTCCTGAACAGTCTCAAAGTAATCATGTTTTGCGAAAATTCAACCTCCAAATTGAAGACTTGAGAAGCAAGCATTCAGGAACGTAATTAACTAGTGGGTGCAACAACTTTAATAGGGTTGAATTAAGTTTCTTAAGAGTGCCTTTGACCAATTTGCCATAACAAAGTTACCTAATCTGCCAACCTGAATGACTCAAGCTCTCTCCTTTGTTCTCCCCTATAAAAACATCCTCCTCCCAATATCACTTCCATTGCAATTTGCAACCTTAACCATCACTGGCACATAGGTGTTTATTGCTACACACTAGAAGAAttatggaagctctcaagaccCTCTTCTTAGCCATTTTTGTTGTCTTGGCTTCAGCATTGTATTCAGCCAATGCCAAAATCCAGGAGCATGAGTTTGTTGTTGGTTCTCTTTCcctcacttttttttctctctttctctttcttgtgTCCCTTTCTTGCTAAGAAAATTAACTTATTGCTATTTGTAACGGAGACAGATTCAAGCAACGCCAGTGAAGAGGCTGTGCAACACCCACAGCACCATCACAGTGAATGGACAATTCCCTGGTCCAACATTGGAAGTCAACAATGGTGACACTTTGGTCGTCAAAGTCACTAACAAAGCTCGTTACAATGTGACTATTCACTGGTATCATATCAAAGCAACCTAGCATTTCGGCTTTCACCCTTAAATATACTTTATTAAatgtcattaattatttaaaaaaagacagTTATTCGTATAAcaaattcatatattatattttctataacattatttcttttatttttttcttatgtcaatcatcttattttatattctctctcttttcatcTTTCTTTGTTGTATAGCATTTACTACGAAATTTCTGTACCAGTacaatttctcttttaaaagaAATCAGCATTAGATAACTTCTATACTTTTGATGCATtacttttttgataaaaaaaaaaaaaccttttatttttgcatttttaacATGTGCTCACGGTTGAAAAAAaagttctttttaattttttatgcactTCTGAGAATTAAATGTAACACAGGCCTTAATTAATCTTGTCTCCAAACGATAAGTTATAGAAGGCACGTTATactcatatatatattgcatgctacatgcatatatatatggaacttttagaagaaggaaaaaatgttTGAGTGACTTAGTTTTTGTTGATCCTTGTTAATTTCTTGTATGTGTTTAGGCATGGAATTCGGCAAATGAGAACAGGATGGGCTGATGGACCAGAATTTGTGACTCAGTGCCCTATTCGTCCTGGAGAAAGTTACACCTATCGTTTTACCATTCAAGGACAAGAAGGAACACTTTGGTGGCATGCTCATAGCTCATGGCTAAGAGCCACTGTTTATGGTGCTTTAATCATTCACCCCAGGGAGGGAGAGGCGTATCCTTTCACTAAGCCAAAGCGCGAGActccaattcttcttggtaATCATTGTATTTCACATATATGAATATAATTGGTAATGATGGCACTAATGAAAACGTGGAGGGGATgattaagaaaatgatattgtgggatttgttgttttcatttttccttggaCAAACATTATGCACATGATGAAGATGGTTTAACGGTGTAaataatgattattattattaggggAGTGGTGGGACGCAAACCCGATCGATGTTGTGAGACAAGCTACACAAACAGGAGCAGCACCTAATATTTCTGATGCATACACCATCAATGGTCAACCTGGCGATCTTTACAAGTGTTCTAGCCAaggtttgattatattttaattttcattgaaCTCACCAACATGCCACATCTATGTTGGTCGATTAATATATCAATCTACAATTTACAAAGGTTATATTAaatacacataatttttttgaaaaaaaaaagaaggaaatagtaattaaagagaaattaaacttcctggcaaaaaaaaaacaaaatttaaaatcaaatatttaattaatatattttgattagaggaatgaaaattgaaatttttgacAGAGATAACTAGTAAGCAGAGAGATAGAACAATATACAGTCAAAATAAGtgactcctttttttttaatgaataattttaaatttgtgatgAAATTAATATCTTAAAGAGTGCATTGTACCAATTGATTAACAATTcatgattttgaaatataaCATCTAATACACTAAGAAACTCAATATCTTAATgtgatataaatattaaaaaagacaCACGCCCCTGTTAGAACAAAATAGCAATTTTTGGGGGGCCATGAAAAAAAGTATTCTTTGAACAAAAGCATCGCCGTGCAATTTACAACTTGTCTAAGACACATAGCTTTGGAACAAAGAAACAGGGTTACCCCTGCATCCTGCAGGTCCTAGCTAGACTCCAAGGGAACATTATTTGTAGTACAATGATTTCACAAACCCgacatttattttgttgatgattGGCAATATTGTAGGCACCACCATTGTTCCAATAGATTCTGGCGAGACAAACCTCCTAAGAGTGATCAATGCAGCACTGAACCAACCCTTGTTCTTCACAGTGGCCAACCACAAGCTCACAGTGGTTGGTGCCGATGCCTCCTACCTTAAACCCTTCACCACCAACGTCATCATGCTGGGACCAGGCCAAACCACCGATGTCCTCATCCAAGGTGACCAACCTCCCACACGCTACTACATGGCCGCACGTGCCTACCAATCCGCCCAAAACGCACCGTTTGacaacaccaccaccaccgccatTCTCGAATATAAATCCGCACCGTGCCCCGCCAAGGGTTCTTCGATCAAACCCGTTATGCCGTCTCTCCCAGCCTACAACGACACCAACACAGTCACTGCATTCAGCAAAAGCTTCAGAAGCCCCAGAAAAGTTGAAGTCCCCGCAGAAATTGATGACAATCTTTTCTTCACCATTGGCCTTGGACTCAACAATTGCCCGAAAAATTTCAATGCGAACCAATGCCAGGGACCGAATGGAACGCGTTTCACTGCCAGCATGAACAATGTCTCGTTTGTTCTCCCAAACAACGTTTCAATCTTGCAGGCTCATCACCTTGGTGTGCAAGGAGTGTTCACCACTGATTTTCCTACGCAACCTCCTGTCAAGTTTGATTACACTGGTAATGTGAGTCGTTCTCTGTGGCAACCTGTTCAAGGGACCAAAGTGACCAAGTTGAAGTTTGGATCGAGGGTGCAGATTGTGTTGCAGGATACTAGCATTGTGACCCCTGAGAACCACCCCATTCACCTTCATGGGTATGATTTCTACATCGTGGCTGAGGGGTTTGGGAATTTTGATCCGAACAAAGATACTTCCAAGTTCAACCTTGTTGATCCACCTATGAGGAACACTGTGGCTGTGCCAGTGAATGGATGGGCAGTTATCAGATTTGTTGCTGACAACCCAGGTAAAATTAATTACCTTAAATCAAAATAGTATTTTGCACCAAATGTTTTGGAAGGTCTCCACTTATATCACATGACATGTAatagaatattattataaaaaaaattatcacaggTCATGTAGAAATTAGTCAGGACTACGGTGGACACATAATAATCTAAGACTATTTAATCATTTCTTATGCAATTAAAAGGGTAAATGATTTTGTTTACTATCATTCAATTAGAAATTATGAAAtgcattatatatttattgacttttataattaaagaattatACTAAGTGattgattgataatataaaaatttacattagaTGTTTGTTAATCTATTAGTTTAATCCCAAATTCGCATTgtctaaaaaatatcaattttttatgtttaatgaaATATAATTGGTTGATCTGATCTGTGCAGGAGCTTGGATCATGCATTGTCACTTGGATGTTCACATCGGATGGGGTTTGGCCACTGTGCTTTTGGTGGATAATGGAGTAGGCCTGTTGCAATCCATAGAGCCCCCTCCTGAGGATCTGCCTCTATGTTAggataatcaaaatcaaaattattgaatttgttACCATAGTTCAGTTCCAAAATTTTCCTAGTTCATTGTTGTTTCCCTGTATTGGAGGTATTTCtccttttgcttttattttgttgttcttTTCATATAGAGATAACCCGGGTTTAAAAGAGACGGTGGTGCGTGATTTCAACACGGAATGCCATCTTATATGGTCACAAGCCCGATTGATTAAATTGATGTCGGTTGTTTTCTTCCCCTTGTGGTTAATGTTATTAAGAAAGATGATTTTGACTATGTCTATCCCTATCTTTTCTAAAGCGAAGTGTctttttgtgtgtttgtgtcACGAGATAAACATAATACaatgttttaaaagaaaacaaaaacacaatttacTCAATGTCAGATATGAAAGTACTGTGTTTGATGCTGCAATTGGTCATCAAACTATAAACTAACATGGTAGGAGTAAGATATTTTCAGAATAAAGTTGGaacttaaaatgataaaattgcagaaaaaaagaataaactaagcacaatataactaaaaaaaactaagaataAATAACACATGCacttatctaattataaatcgaCATCgtgaat
Proteins encoded in this window:
- the LOC114383281 gene encoding laccase-5-like, which gives rise to MEALKTLFLAIFVVLASALYSANAKIQEHEFVIQATPVKRLCNTHSTITVNGQFPGPTLEVNNGDTLVVKVTNKARYNVTIHWHGIRQMRTGWADGPEFVTQCPIRPGESYTYRFTIQGQEGTLWWHAHSSWLRATVYGALIIHPREGEAYPFTKPKRETPILLGEWWDANPIDVVRQATQTGAAPNISDAYTINGQPGDLYKCSSQGTTIVPIDSGETNLLRVINAALNQPLFFTVANHKLTVVGADASYLKPFTTNVIMLGPGQTTDVLIQGDQPPTRYYMAARAYQSAQNAPFDNTTTTAILEYKSAPCPAKGSSIKPVMPSLPAYNDTNTVTAFSKSFRSPRKVEVPAEIDDNLFFTIGLGLNNCPKNFNANQCQGPNGTRFTASMNNVSFVLPNNVSILQAHHLGVQGVFTTDFPTQPPVKFDYTGNVSRSLWQPVQGTKVTKLKFGSRVQIVLQDTSIVTPENHPIHLHGYDFYIVAEGFGNFDPNKDTSKFNLVDPPMRNTVAVPVNGWAVIRFVADNPGAWIMHCHLDVHIGWGLATVLLVDNGVGLLQSIEPPPEDLPLC